The genomic stretch ATTTAAATAAATAAAATGCAGTATTTATGCGAGTTGTAGAGTTCTGCAACGAGCTAAAAAGGCTTTAAATGAAGGGGGATTACAATATGAATAGTAGAGAATTAATAGCTAAAAGGGTAGCTAAGGAATTCAAAGATGGTATGGTTGTAAATCTTGGATTTGGAATTCCTACTGCATCTGCTAATTATATACCTGAGGGGATAAATGTTATTTTACAAACTGAAAATGGAGGATTATTATTTGGACCAAAACCAAGTAAGGATGAAGCTGACCAAGATTTAGCTAATGCAGGTGGAGAACCTATTACAATGCTTCCAGGTGCATCAGCTTTCGATTTATCCTTTTCTTTCTCTATTATAAGAGGAGGTCATGTAGATGCGACTGTATTAGGAGCTTTAGAGGTGGACCAAGAAGGTAATATAGCCAATTGGAAGATACCTAATAAATTTGTACCTGGTATGGGTGGCGCTATGGATTTGCTTGTTGGTGCTAAAAAAGTCATAGTTGCTATGTCTCATACAGATAAAAAAGGTAATCCTAAGATACTAAAAAAATGTACGCTTCCTCTATCAGCAGCTAATGTAGTTAACCTTATAGTTACAGATAAAGCAGTTATTGAAGTGTCAGATGAAGGTTTAATATTAAAAGAAATTGCACCTAATGTAAGTATTGAAGAAGTTATAAGTAACACTGAGGCTGAATT from Caldisalinibacter kiritimatiensis encodes the following:
- a CDS encoding 3-oxoacid CoA-transferase subunit B, whose translation is MNSRELIAKRVAKEFKDGMVVNLGFGIPTASANYIPEGINVILQTENGGLLFGPKPSKDEADQDLANAGGEPITMLPGASAFDLSFSFSIIRGGHVDATVLGALEVDQEGNIANWKIPNKFVPGMGGAMDLLVGAKKVIVAMSHTDKKGNPKILKKCTLPLSAANVVNLIVTDKAVIEVSDEGLILKEIAPNVSIEEVISNTEAELIIDDDIKEMKL